From Corynebacterium pseudotuberculosis:
TTTGGCGCGGACGCGGTCTTGCTCATGCTTAGCGTGCTTGACGACGCCACCTACCTCTCACTTTCTAGCGAAGCCGAACGTCTCGGACTCGATGTGCTCACCGAAGTAATAAACGAAGAAGAAGTAAAAAGGGGTATTCGTCTCGGGGCTAAGATATTTGGCGTTAATCACCGCAACCTACACGATCTCAGCATCGACCTTTCCCGCTCCTCACAGCTAGAGCCTCTCATTCCAGAAAACGCCGTATTAGTATCAGAATCTGGCATCAAAACAAATGAGACCGTTAGACAACTAGCTGGACATTCCGACGCTTTCCTTGTGGGCTCCCAGCTCACCAGCCACAGCAACATTGACTCCGCCTCCCGTTCACTCGTTTACGGAACCAATAAGGTATGCGGTCTCACCACGGCTTCCGCAGCGCAGAATGCTCGCGCAGTTGGCGCAACACACGGGGGGCTAATTTTTGAAGACTCTAGCCCCCGCAATGTTTCACGTGAAACCGCCGAAAAAATCATTGCAGCGGAGCCCAACCTGAACTACGTTGCAGTGAGCAGACGCGACCATGGATGGGAGGAAATACTTCTTCCAGAAATTACGAGTCTCCAAATCCATGCCCCATACCAGGGATCCATAGCAGGGGAGAGGGCGCTCATCGATAATGCCCGTCGGGAGCTTCAAAAAGCGGGAAGGGAAGATGTCTCCATCTGGAGAGCTGTGTCCATGACACTTCCAGAGGGAGCCGCCACCGCTACCGCACTGACGGATGACGTAGATATGTTGCTTCTCGACGCCGGCATTGGAGGCACCGGAACATCGTTTAATTGGGAAAAAATCACGCCAGATATAGCCCCTAAAGCG
This genomic window contains:
- the trpCF gene encoding bifunctional indole-3-glycerol-phosphate synthase TrpC/phosphoribosylanthranilate isomerase TrpF, coding for MQNNVPMPTVLEEIVNTRRSHIQEISARISHINPLRLPRSTKSLFQALGGSINGGAASRRQAYSNASTRAPHFIMECKSASPSLGTIRTDYSPGDIARIYSRYASAISVLCEPDKFNGDYDHLATVAASTHLPVLCKDFIVDPVQVQAARYFGADAVLLMLSVLDDATYLSLSSEAERLGLDVLTEVINEEEVKRGIRLGAKIFGVNHRNLHDLSIDLSRSSQLEPLIPENAVLVSESGIKTNETVRQLAGHSDAFLVGSQLTSHSNIDSASRSLVYGTNKVCGLTTASAAQNARAVGATHGGLIFEDSSPRNVSRETAEKIIAAEPNLNYVAVSRRDHGWEEILLPEITSLQIHAPYQGSIAGERALIDNARRELQKAGREDVSIWRAVSMTLPEGAATATALTDDVDMLLLDAGIGGTGTSFNWEKITPDIAPKAILAGGLNLDNLPEALKAGCAGLDLNSGFEYPSTAGSWSGMKDSGLLRQAFSKIRNFHY